The following are encoded together in the Citrus sinensis cultivar Valencia sweet orange chromosome 1, DVS_A1.0, whole genome shotgun sequence genome:
- the LOC102625678 gene encoding cellulose synthase-like protein G2 isoform X1 codes for MEPLPLHLCKPYNRLSSILNRLYSLIHVTALTSLIYYRVSSLASTPLASLPAQLLVFASELLLSLLWLLTQAYMWNPVSRTVFPERLPENEQNLPAIDVFICTADPKKEPPVEVMNTVLSAMALDYPSKKLHVYLSDDAGSALTLLALRQACAFASSWLPFCRRFGIKTRCPKVYFSNLNDDHCFTRSVEYEKERVNIKRKYELFKEHIRIAEEDKSSATDKINPSIVEVIIDKSDDEVRANQVEMPLLVYVSREKRPPHPHHFKAGALNCLLRVSSILSNSPYILVLDCDMFCNDPTSAKQAMCFHLDPKLSPSLAFVQFPQKFHNISSNDIYDSQLRTTFQVRWPGVDGIQGPMLSGTCFYMKREVLYGNFSQKELHHLKESFGPSNELIISLQRSNQRKTIDNGNLSSTLQQEAQFLASYNYEKNTLWGKQIGYLYKSLIEDYFTGFILHCKGWKSVFCNPSRSAFLGSATSSLNDTLVQGTRWNCGLLEVTFSKFSPPLYGLSRMPLLQTMCYSYYALQPFYSLPLWCLASVPQLCLINGISLYPKVSSPWFVIFSSIFLCSLLKHLVDVLVTGGSVQMWCNEQRIWMIKSLTCYTYGTIDAILKCFGMKQPCFSPTNKVSDDEQAKLHQLGKFNFQTPTKFLAPLVSLVMLSMIAFTGGITRMVISGGANELLGQVILSFYILLESYPIIEGMAWRKDKGQVPASVALLSFVLSTIFLLLGSVALRLI; via the exons ATGGAACCTCTGCCTCTTCATCTTTGCAAACCCTACAACAGGCTTTCATCAATACTCAACCGTTTGTATTCTTTAATCCATGTCACAGCTTTAACATCACTCATTTACTACAGGGTTTCTTCTTTGGCATCAACACCCTTAGCTTCACTGCCCGCTCAGCTTCTAGTCTTTGCCTCGGAGCTGCTTTTGTCTCTTCTTTGGCTTCTAACTCAAGCTTATATGTGGAACCCGGTTTCCCGCACGGTTTTCCCAGAAAGATTGCcagaaaatgaacaaaatttaCCCGCTATCGACGTGTTTATATGCACGGCGGATCCCAAGAAGGAGCCACCTGTTGAGGTGATGAATACAGTTTTGTCGGCTATGGCACTTGATTATCCTTCAAAAAAGCTTCATGTGTATCTTTCTGATGATGCTGGCTCCGCTTTAACTCTGCTTGCTTTGAGACAGGCTTGTGCTTTTGCGAGCTCTTGGCTTCCTTTCTGTAGGAGGTTTGGTATTAAGACTAGATGTCCTAaggtttatttttcaaatttaaatgacGATCATTGTTTTACTCGGAGTGTGGAGTACgaaaaagaaagagtgaaTATCAAG AGGAAGTATGAGTTGTTTAAAGAACACATTCGGATAGCAGAGGAAGACAAAAGCAGCGCGACGGATAAAATCAATCCTTCAATTGTTGAG gTGATAATTGATAAATCTGATGATGAAGTGAGGGCTAACCAAGTTGAGATGCCTCTTCTTGTGTATGTTTCTCGCGAGAAAAGACCACCTCATCCACACCATTTCAAAGCTGGAGCTCTGAATTGTCTT CTTAGAGTCTCGAGCATACTCAGTAACTCCCCTTACATATTGGTATTGGACTGTGACATGTTCTGCAATGACCCAACATCTGCCAAGCAAGCTATGTGCTTCCACCTTGATCCGAAACTGTCTCCCTCACTGGCCTTTGTTCAGTTCCCTCAGAAATTCCACAACATTAGTAGCAATGACATTTATGATAGCCAGTTGAGAACAACATTCCAG GTAAGATGGCCAGGTGTGGATGGAATTCAGGGACCTATGTTGTCGGGAACATGCTTTTACATGAAGAGAGAAGTATTATATGGAAATTTTTCGCAGAAAG AGCTACATCATCTGAAAGAATCCTTTGGTCCTTCAAATGAGTTGATCATCTCTCTTCAACGTAGCAACCAACGTAAAACCATTGACAATGGTAACTTGTCTAGCACACTGCAACAAGAAGCACAATTTTTAGCTTCTTACAACTATGAGAAGAACACTTTGTGGGGAAAACAG ATAGGATACTTGTACAAATCTCTGATAGAAGATTATTTTACCGGATTCATTTTGCACTGCAAAGGATGGAAATCCGTCTTTTGCAATCCATCACGGTCAGCATTCTTAGGAAGTGCTACATCAAGTTTGAATGACACATTGGTTCAAGGCACAAGATGGAACTGCGGTTTGCTTGAAGTCACCTTCTCAAAGTTCTCCCCTCCTCTTTATGGGCTATCAAGAATGCCTTTGCTTCAAACAATGTGCTATAGCTACTATGCTTTGCAGCCATTCTATTCCTTACCGTTGTGGTGTTTAGCTTCTGTGCCTCAGCTGTGTCTCATAAATGGAATTTCCTTGTACCCAAAG GTTTCAAGTCCATGGTTTGTGATCTTTTCATCTATTTTCTTATGTTCACTACTGAAACATTTGGTGGACGTTCTCGTCACCGGTGGTTCAGTCCAGATGTGGTGTAATGAACAGAGGATTTGGATGATAAAATCACTCACTTGCTACACCTATGGAACTATAGATGCCATCTTGAAATGTTTTGGAATGAAACAACCATGTTTCTCGCCCACAAATAAAGTTTCCGATGATGAACAAGCCAAGTTACATCAACTGGGTAAATTCAACTTCCAAACCCCAACCAAGTTTCTTGCTCCTTTAGTTTCCTTAGTCATGTTGAGTATGATTGCTTTTACTGGAGGAATTACTAGAATGGTGATTTCGGGGGGCGCAAACGAGTTGCTTGGACAAGTTATCCTCTCATTTTACATCTTACTGGAGAGTTACCCAATAATTGAAGGGATGGCATGGAGGAAGGATAAAGGGCAAGTCCCAGCTTCTGTTGCGTTACTGTCTTTTGTTCTCTCCACCATTTTCTTGCTTTTGGGTTCCGTGGCTCTCAGGTTAATTTGA
- the LOC102625678 gene encoding cellulose synthase-like protein G2 isoform X2, protein MEPLPLHLCKPYNRLSSILNRLYSLIHVTALTSLIYYRVSSLASTPLASLPAQLLVFASELLLSLLWLLTQAYMWNPVSRTVFPERLPENEQNLPAIDVFICTADPKKEPPVEVMNTVLSAMALDYPSKKLHVYLSDDAGSALTLLALRQACAFASSWLPFCRRFGIKTRCPKVYFSNLNDDHCFTRSVEYEKERVNIKRKYELFKEHIRIAEEDKSSATDKINPSIVEVIIDKSDDEVRANQVEMPLLVYVSREKRPPHPHHFKAGALNCLLRVSSILSNSPYILVLDCDMFCNDPTSAKQAMCFHLDPKLSPSLAFVQFPQKFHNISSNDIYDSQLRTTFQVRWPGVDGIQGPMLSGTCFYMKREVLYGNFSQKELHHLKESFGPSNELIISLQRSNQRKTIDNGNLSSTLQQEAQFLASYNYEKNTLWGKQARYLYKSLIEDYFTGFILHCKGWKSVFCNPSRSAFLGSATSSLNDTLVQGTRWNCGLLEVTFSKFSPPLYGLSRMPLLQTMCYSYYALQPFYSLPLWCLASVPQLCLINGISLYPKVSSPWFVIFSSIFLCSLLKHLVDVLVTGGSVQMWCNEQRIWMIKSLTCYTYGTIDAILKCFGMKQPCFSPTNKVSDDEQAKLHQLGKFNFQTPTKFLAPLVSLVMLSMIAFTGGITRMVISGGANELLGQVILSFYILLESYPIIEGMAWRKDKGQVPASVALLSFVLSTIFLLLGSVALRLI, encoded by the exons ATGGAACCTCTGCCTCTTCATCTTTGCAAACCCTACAACAGGCTTTCATCAATACTCAACCGTTTGTATTCTTTAATCCATGTCACAGCTTTAACATCACTCATTTACTACAGGGTTTCTTCTTTGGCATCAACACCCTTAGCTTCACTGCCCGCTCAGCTTCTAGTCTTTGCCTCGGAGCTGCTTTTGTCTCTTCTTTGGCTTCTAACTCAAGCTTATATGTGGAACCCGGTTTCCCGCACGGTTTTCCCAGAAAGATTGCcagaaaatgaacaaaatttaCCCGCTATCGACGTGTTTATATGCACGGCGGATCCCAAGAAGGAGCCACCTGTTGAGGTGATGAATACAGTTTTGTCGGCTATGGCACTTGATTATCCTTCAAAAAAGCTTCATGTGTATCTTTCTGATGATGCTGGCTCCGCTTTAACTCTGCTTGCTTTGAGACAGGCTTGTGCTTTTGCGAGCTCTTGGCTTCCTTTCTGTAGGAGGTTTGGTATTAAGACTAGATGTCCTAaggtttatttttcaaatttaaatgacGATCATTGTTTTACTCGGAGTGTGGAGTACgaaaaagaaagagtgaaTATCAAG AGGAAGTATGAGTTGTTTAAAGAACACATTCGGATAGCAGAGGAAGACAAAAGCAGCGCGACGGATAAAATCAATCCTTCAATTGTTGAG gTGATAATTGATAAATCTGATGATGAAGTGAGGGCTAACCAAGTTGAGATGCCTCTTCTTGTGTATGTTTCTCGCGAGAAAAGACCACCTCATCCACACCATTTCAAAGCTGGAGCTCTGAATTGTCTT CTTAGAGTCTCGAGCATACTCAGTAACTCCCCTTACATATTGGTATTGGACTGTGACATGTTCTGCAATGACCCAACATCTGCCAAGCAAGCTATGTGCTTCCACCTTGATCCGAAACTGTCTCCCTCACTGGCCTTTGTTCAGTTCCCTCAGAAATTCCACAACATTAGTAGCAATGACATTTATGATAGCCAGTTGAGAACAACATTCCAG GTAAGATGGCCAGGTGTGGATGGAATTCAGGGACCTATGTTGTCGGGAACATGCTTTTACATGAAGAGAGAAGTATTATATGGAAATTTTTCGCAGAAAG AGCTACATCATCTGAAAGAATCCTTTGGTCCTTCAAATGAGTTGATCATCTCTCTTCAACGTAGCAACCAACGTAAAACCATTGACAATGGTAACTTGTCTAGCACACTGCAACAAGAAGCACAATTTTTAGCTTCTTACAACTATGAGAAGAACACTTTGTGGGGAAAACAGGCAA GATACTTGTACAAATCTCTGATAGAAGATTATTTTACCGGATTCATTTTGCACTGCAAAGGATGGAAATCCGTCTTTTGCAATCCATCACGGTCAGCATTCTTAGGAAGTGCTACATCAAGTTTGAATGACACATTGGTTCAAGGCACAAGATGGAACTGCGGTTTGCTTGAAGTCACCTTCTCAAAGTTCTCCCCTCCTCTTTATGGGCTATCAAGAATGCCTTTGCTTCAAACAATGTGCTATAGCTACTATGCTTTGCAGCCATTCTATTCCTTACCGTTGTGGTGTTTAGCTTCTGTGCCTCAGCTGTGTCTCATAAATGGAATTTCCTTGTACCCAAAG GTTTCAAGTCCATGGTTTGTGATCTTTTCATCTATTTTCTTATGTTCACTACTGAAACATTTGGTGGACGTTCTCGTCACCGGTGGTTCAGTCCAGATGTGGTGTAATGAACAGAGGATTTGGATGATAAAATCACTCACTTGCTACACCTATGGAACTATAGATGCCATCTTGAAATGTTTTGGAATGAAACAACCATGTTTCTCGCCCACAAATAAAGTTTCCGATGATGAACAAGCCAAGTTACATCAACTGGGTAAATTCAACTTCCAAACCCCAACCAAGTTTCTTGCTCCTTTAGTTTCCTTAGTCATGTTGAGTATGATTGCTTTTACTGGAGGAATTACTAGAATGGTGATTTCGGGGGGCGCAAACGAGTTGCTTGGACAAGTTATCCTCTCATTTTACATCTTACTGGAGAGTTACCCAATAATTGAAGGGATGGCATGGAGGAAGGATAAAGGGCAAGTCCCAGCTTCTGTTGCGTTACTGTCTTTTGTTCTCTCCACCATTTTCTTGCTTTTGGGTTCCGTGGCTCTCAGGTTAATTTGA